The following are from one region of the Capsicum annuum cultivar UCD-10X-F1 chromosome 1, UCD10Xv1.1, whole genome shotgun sequence genome:
- the LOC107840005 gene encoding probable carboxylesterase 13 produces MASNTEEAAVDMSPFFILYKDGSINRLRPDVNAPLCDDPQAPVRSKDVVIQPETGVSARLFLPKITDPNRKLPLVIYIHGGAFCIGSPRSIVFHSFISTLVEKANFIAVSVDYRLAPEHPFSATYEDSWAAFEWVISHVNGKGSDSWLNDHADFSKIFVGGESAGGNITNDVAVRAGVANLDSSIKIIGIFLVHPYFGIENDLLYKALNPTIADKYSEDPRLNPLIDPRLKSMACKKVLFFVAENDPLKKGAMDYYEGLKKSEWKGEVDIMETKGEGHCFHFFNPMSEKAVAIVDKLVGFLKQGY; encoded by the coding sequence ATGGCTTCCAATACCGAAGAAGCAGCAGTTGATATGTCCCCCTTTTTCATTCTCTACAAAGATGGGAGCATCAATAGATTACGTCCAGATGTTAATGCACCTCTCTGTGACGATCCACAAGCTCCTGTTAGATCAAAGGATGTCGTAATTCAACCCGAAACAGGAGTTTCCGCACGTTTATTTCTCCCAAAAATAACCGATCCAAACCGAAAACTCCCCCTTGTGATTTACATTCATGGCGGGGCTTTCTGTATTGGATCTCCACGTTCCATTGTTTTCCATAGTTTCATTAGCACTTTAGTCGAAAAGGCTAATTTTATTGCTGTTTCTGTTGATTATAGACTTGCCCCTGAACACCCTTTTTCAGCTACGTATGAGGATTCGTGGGCAGCATTTGAATGGGTAATTTCACATGTTAATGGAAAAGGTTCAGATTCATGGCTAAATGATCACGctgattttagtaaaatttttgttGGTGGAGAGAGTGCCGGAGGAAATATTACTAATGATGTTGCCGTTCGAGCAGGGGTCGCCAATCTTGATTCGAGTATAAAAATTATAGGAATATTTTTGGTTCATCCATATTTCGGGATCGAAAATGATCTGTTGTACAAGGCTTTGAATCCGACAATAGCTGATAAATATTCTGAAGATCCGAGGTTAAATCCTTTGATCGATCCGAGGTTAAAGTCCATGGCGTGTAAGAAAGTTTTGTTTTTCGTGGCGGAGAATGATCCTCTGAAGAAAGGGGCAATGGATTATTACGAGGGGTTGAAGAAGAGTGAATGGAAAGGAGAAGTGGATATAATGGAGACGAAAGGGGAAGGCCATTGTTTTCATTTCTTCAATCCAATGTCTGAGAAAGCTGTTGCTATTGTGGATAAACTAGTTGGTTTCTTGAAGCAAGGGTACTAG